The Kitasatospora setae KM-6054 genome contains a region encoding:
- a CDS encoding fumarate hydratase: MAPEFAYRDLLPLGTDTTPYRKLTSEGVSTFEAGGRTFLRVEPEALRLLTAEAMHDISHYLRPAHLAQLRRILDDPEASPNDRFVALDLLKNVNISAGGILPMCQDTGTAIVMGKRGQNVLTEGADESAIARGVFDAYTKLNLRYSQMAPVTMWDEKNTGNNLPAQIELYATDGDAYKFLFMAKGGGSANKSYLYQETKAILNEASMLTFLEQKIRSLGTAACPPYHLAIVVGGTSAEFALKTAKYASAHYLDNLPTGGDAKTGHGFRDLELERKVFELTQKIGIGAQFGGKYFCHDVRVIRLPRHGASLPVAMAVSCSADRQALGKITAEGVFLEQLETDPAKYLPETTDEHLNDDVVRIDLNRPMAEVRAELSKYPVKTRLSLTGTLVVARDIAHAKIKERLDAGQGMPQYLKDHPVYYAGPAKTPEGYASGSFGPTTAGRMDSYVDQFQAAGGSMVMLAKGNRSKQVTKACNEHGGFYLGSIGGPAARLAQDCIKKVEVLEYPELGMEAVWRIEVEDFPAFIVVDDKGNDFFAEVTDGPLITSLRVRSAE; the protein is encoded by the coding sequence ATGGCCCCAGAGTTCGCCTACCGCGACCTGCTCCCGCTCGGCACGGACACCACGCCGTACCGCAAGCTCACCTCCGAGGGGGTCTCGACCTTCGAGGCCGGCGGCCGCACCTTCCTGCGGGTCGAGCCGGAGGCGCTGCGGCTGCTGACCGCCGAGGCGATGCACGACATCTCGCACTACCTGCGCCCGGCGCACCTGGCGCAGCTGCGCCGGATCCTGGACGACCCGGAGGCCAGCCCGAACGACCGCTTCGTGGCGCTGGACCTGCTGAAGAACGTCAACATCTCGGCCGGCGGCATCCTGCCGATGTGCCAGGACACCGGCACCGCGATCGTGATGGGCAAGCGCGGCCAGAACGTGCTGACCGAGGGCGCGGACGAGTCGGCGATCGCCCGCGGCGTGTTCGACGCGTACACGAAGCTGAACCTGCGGTACTCCCAGATGGCCCCGGTGACCATGTGGGACGAGAAGAACACCGGCAACAACCTGCCGGCCCAGATCGAGCTGTACGCCACCGACGGGGACGCCTACAAGTTCCTGTTCATGGCGAAGGGCGGCGGCTCGGCCAACAAGTCGTACCTGTACCAGGAGACCAAGGCGATCCTCAACGAGGCGTCGATGCTCACCTTCCTGGAGCAGAAGATCCGTTCGCTGGGCACCGCGGCCTGTCCGCCGTACCACCTGGCGATCGTGGTCGGCGGCACCAGCGCCGAGTTCGCGCTGAAGACCGCGAAGTACGCCTCCGCGCACTACCTGGACAACCTGCCGACCGGCGGCGACGCGAAGACCGGGCACGGCTTCCGCGACCTGGAGCTGGAGCGGAAGGTCTTCGAGCTGACCCAGAAGATCGGCATCGGCGCGCAGTTCGGCGGCAAGTACTTCTGCCACGACGTGCGGGTGATCCGGCTGCCGCGGCACGGCGCCTCGCTGCCGGTCGCGATGGCGGTGTCCTGCTCGGCGGACCGCCAGGCGCTCGGCAAGATCACCGCCGAGGGCGTGTTCCTGGAGCAGCTGGAGACCGACCCGGCGAAGTACCTGCCGGAGACCACCGACGAGCACCTGAACGACGACGTGGTGCGGATCGACCTGAACCGGCCGATGGCCGAGGTGCGGGCCGAGCTGTCCAAGTACCCGGTGAAGACCCGGCTCTCGCTGACCGGCACGCTGGTGGTGGCCCGCGACATCGCGCACGCCAAGATCAAGGAGCGCCTCGACGCCGGCCAGGGCATGCCGCAGTACCTGAAGGACCACCCGGTGTACTACGCGGGCCCGGCGAAGACCCCCGAGGGCTACGCGTCCGGCTCGTTCGGCCCGACCACGGCCGGCCGGATGGACAGCTACGTCGACCAGTTCCAGGCGGCCGGCGGCTCGATGGTGATGCTGGCCAAGGGCAACCGCTCCAAGCAGGTCACCAAGGCGTGCAACGAGCACGGCGGCTTCTACCTGGGCTCGATCGGCGGCCCGGCGGCCCGGCTCGCCCAGGACTGCATCAAGAAGGTCGAGGTGCTGGAGTACCCGGAGCTCGGCATGGAGGCGGTCTGGCGGATCGAGGTGGAGGACTTCCCGGCGTTCATCGTGGTGGACGACAAGGGCAACGACTTCTTCGCCGAGGTCACCGACGGCCCGCTGATCACCAGCCTGCGGGTGCGCTCGGCGGAGTGA
- a CDS encoding DUF1707 SHOCT-like domain-containing protein, with product MDNSPEPDPQGVLPSPLPKNEPAPVPAQAPGTDLAAELRASDADRERVADLLRDAYAEGRLTADEHAERIGIAYAARTFGELEPLTRDLPSHPGPIRHNLTKPPLDAPAPLGPPPLPAPRAEASTMVAVFGGAARKGRWRVGSHLKAVAVFGGIEIDLTDAVFESPEVVIEAYSVFGGVEIRVPENVSLHGGGAGVFGGFEVREQTSADPHAPVVRVKGAAVFGGVEARPRRGKALKEWVRRRLDG from the coding sequence GTGGACAACTCTCCCGAGCCGGACCCGCAGGGCGTGCTGCCCTCCCCGCTGCCGAAGAACGAGCCCGCACCGGTCCCCGCCCAGGCGCCCGGTACCGACCTGGCCGCCGAACTGCGCGCCTCCGACGCCGACCGCGAACGCGTCGCCGACCTGCTGCGCGACGCGTACGCCGAGGGCCGGCTGACCGCCGACGAGCACGCCGAGCGGATCGGGATCGCCTACGCCGCCCGCACCTTCGGCGAGTTGGAGCCCCTCACCCGCGACCTGCCCAGCCACCCCGGGCCGATCCGGCACAACCTCACCAAGCCCCCGCTGGACGCCCCCGCCCCGCTCGGCCCGCCCCCGCTGCCCGCGCCCCGGGCCGAGGCGTCCACCATGGTCGCGGTGTTCGGCGGCGCCGCCCGCAAGGGCCGCTGGCGGGTCGGCTCGCACCTCAAGGCGGTCGCGGTCTTCGGCGGCATCGAGATCGACCTCACCGACGCGGTCTTCGAGTCCCCCGAGGTGGTCATCGAGGCGTACTCGGTGTTCGGCGGCGTCGAGATCCGGGTGCCCGAGAACGTCAGTCTGCACGGCGGCGGCGCCGGCGTGTTCGGCGGCTTCGAGGTCCGCGAGCAGACCTCCGCCGACCCGCACGCCCCGGTCGTCCGGGTGAAGGGCGCCGCGGTGTTCGGCGGGGTCGAGGCCCGGCCGCGGCGCGGCAAGGCGCTCAAGGAGTGGGTCCGCCGCCGGCTCGACGGCTGA
- a CDS encoding WhiB family transcriptional regulator, with product MLHPIESSATAAARRPAAQPDADDSPWHTSAACRSDEAGLFFAPSKEPTAARLSREEHAKRVCARCPVLLDCREHALAQPEPYGVWGGLTAAERRVVLTRRRRRDAEIRVPARIAG from the coding sequence GTGCTGCATCCGATCGAGTCCAGCGCCACCGCCGCCGCCCGCCGCCCGGCGGCCCAGCCGGACGCGGACGACAGTCCCTGGCACACCTCGGCCGCCTGCCGCAGCGACGAGGCCGGGCTGTTCTTCGCCCCCTCCAAGGAGCCGACGGCCGCCCGGCTCTCCCGCGAGGAGCACGCCAAGCGCGTCTGCGCCCGCTGTCCGGTGCTGCTGGACTGCCGCGAGCACGCCCTGGCCCAGCCCGAGCCCTACGGCGTCTGGGGCGGCCTGACCGCCGCCGAGCGCCGGGTCGTCCTCACCCGCCGCCGGCGCCGCGACGCGGAGATCCGGGTCCCGGCCCGGATAGCGGGCTGA
- the glpX gene encoding class II fructose-bisphosphatase, with translation MTTQYPHHLPSELVVAPEAPDRNLALELVRVTEAAAMAAGRWVGRGDKNGADGAAVKAMRTLVSTVSMNGVVVIGEGEKDEAPMLYNGERVGDGTGAECDVAVDPVDGTTLTAKGMNNAVAVLAVADRGTMFDPSAVFYMDKLVCGPEAADYVDITAPPAVNIRRVAKAKGSAVEDVTVVVLDRPRHTDLVREIREAGARIKFISDGDVAGAIMAAREETGVDLLMGVGGTPEGIIAACAMKCMGGVIQGRLWPKDAAERQKALDAGHDLDRVLTTDDLVSGENVFFVATGITDGELLRGVHYRQETATTSSLVMRSKSGTIRRIDSTHKLSKLRAYSAIDFDRAN, from the coding sequence ATGACCACGCAGTACCCGCACCACCTTCCCTCCGAACTGGTGGTCGCTCCGGAAGCGCCCGACCGCAACCTCGCCCTCGAACTGGTCCGGGTCACCGAGGCCGCCGCGATGGCCGCCGGCCGCTGGGTCGGCCGGGGCGACAAGAACGGCGCCGACGGCGCGGCCGTGAAGGCGATGCGCACCCTCGTCTCCACCGTCTCGATGAACGGCGTCGTCGTCATCGGGGAGGGCGAGAAGGACGAGGCCCCGATGCTCTACAACGGCGAGCGGGTCGGCGACGGCACCGGCGCCGAGTGCGACGTCGCGGTCGACCCGGTGGACGGCACCACGCTGACCGCCAAGGGCATGAACAACGCGGTCGCGGTCCTCGCGGTCGCCGACCGGGGCACCATGTTCGACCCCAGCGCGGTCTTCTACATGGACAAGCTGGTCTGCGGCCCGGAGGCCGCCGACTACGTCGACATCACCGCCCCGCCCGCGGTCAACATCCGCCGGGTCGCCAAGGCGAAGGGCTCCGCCGTCGAGGACGTCACCGTCGTCGTGCTCGACCGGCCCCGCCACACCGACCTGGTCCGGGAGATCCGCGAGGCGGGCGCCCGGATCAAGTTCATCTCGGACGGCGACGTGGCCGGCGCGATCATGGCCGCCCGCGAGGAGACCGGCGTCGACCTGCTGATGGGCGTCGGCGGCACCCCCGAGGGCATCATCGCGGCCTGCGCGATGAAGTGCATGGGCGGCGTCATCCAGGGCCGGCTGTGGCCCAAGGACGCGGCCGAGCGGCAGAAGGCGCTGGACGCGGGCCACGACCTGGACCGGGTGCTCACCACGGACGACCTGGTCAGCGGCGAGAACGTGTTCTTCGTCGCCACCGGCATCACCGACGGCGAGCTGCTGCGCGGCGTCCACTACCGCCAGGAGACCGCGACCACCTCGTCGCTGGTCATGCGCTCCAAGAGCGGGACGATCCGCCGGATCGACTCCACCCACAAGCTCTCCAAGCTGCGGGCGTACAGCGCGATCGACTTCGACCGCGCGAACTAG
- a CDS encoding DUF4245 domain-containing protein → MAGNSSKRGRQTVRDMVLSMAAVGVVVVVAYFSIPNADGKGNGVHAVPYQVELASAKRAAPYPLLGPQQLPDGWKATSVSYSPNDKGHAAWHLGMNTASGQYAAVEQSNGKRDDVVAQNVPGAKPDGTVTVAGQEWERVQGDRYRALVRPAGDTGTTVLTGTASYEELARLAESLTP, encoded by the coding sequence GTGGCAGGCAACAGCAGCAAGAGGGGCCGACAGACGGTACGGGACATGGTCCTGTCGATGGCGGCGGTCGGCGTCGTGGTGGTGGTCGCGTACTTCTCGATCCCCAACGCGGACGGCAAGGGCAACGGCGTGCACGCCGTGCCGTACCAGGTCGAACTGGCCTCGGCGAAGCGGGCCGCGCCGTACCCGCTGCTCGGTCCGCAGCAGCTCCCGGACGGCTGGAAGGCCACCTCGGTCAGCTACAGCCCGAACGACAAGGGCCACGCCGCCTGGCACCTGGGCATGAACACCGCCTCCGGCCAGTACGCGGCGGTCGAGCAGAGCAACGGCAAGCGCGACGACGTGGTGGCCCAGAACGTGCCCGGAGCCAAGCCGGACGGCACCGTCACGGTGGCCGGCCAGGAGTGGGAGCGGGTGCAGGGCGACCGCTACCGGGCGCTGGTCCGCCCGGCCGGCGACACCGGCACCACCGTGCTCACCGGCACCGCCTCGTACGAGGAGCTGGCCCGGCTCGCCGAGAGCCTGACCCCCTGA
- a CDS encoding malonic semialdehyde reductase, with the protein MTLALDAAAQDLLFREARTANTFSDEPVSDEQIQAVYDLVKFGPTAFNQQPLRIVLVRSEEGRGRLLQHMAEGNRAKTATAPLVAILAADNEFHEELPSQLPHFPQAKDMFFSERPVRESSAALNGALQAAYFIIGVRAAGLAAGPMTGFDAAGINKEFFADGEHSVLAVVNIGKPGEDAWFPRGPRLAYDEVVTTV; encoded by the coding sequence ATGACCCTGGCACTCGACGCCGCCGCCCAGGACCTGCTCTTCCGCGAGGCCCGCACCGCCAACACCTTCTCGGACGAGCCGGTCAGCGACGAGCAGATCCAGGCCGTCTACGACCTGGTCAAGTTCGGCCCGACCGCCTTCAACCAGCAGCCGCTGCGCATCGTCCTGGTCCGCTCCGAGGAGGGCCGCGGCCGCCTCCTGCAGCACATGGCCGAGGGCAACCGGGCCAAGACCGCCACCGCGCCGCTGGTCGCCATCCTGGCCGCCGACAACGAGTTCCACGAGGAGCTCCCGTCCCAGCTGCCGCACTTCCCGCAGGCCAAGGACATGTTCTTCTCCGAGCGTCCGGTCCGCGAGTCCTCCGCCGCCCTGAACGGCGCCCTGCAGGCCGCCTACTTCATCATCGGCGTCCGCGCCGCCGGCCTGGCCGCCGGCCCGATGACCGGCTTCGACGCCGCGGGCATCAACAAGGAGTTCTTCGCCGACGGCGAGCACTCGGTGCTGGCCGTGGTCAACATCGGCAAGCCGGGCGAGGACGCCTGGTTCCCGCGCGGCCCGCGCCTGGCCTACGACGAGGTCGTCACCACCGTCTGA
- a CDS encoding exodeoxyribonuclease VII small subunit, giving the protein MADQRGERGEGPEESLGYEQARDELLEVVRRLETGGTTLEESLALWERGERLAKVCQRWLDGARARLDAALAAEEPAAE; this is encoded by the coding sequence ATGGCAGATCAGCGGGGTGAGCGGGGCGAGGGTCCGGAGGAGTCGCTCGGCTACGAGCAGGCGCGGGACGAACTGCTGGAGGTGGTCCGGCGGCTGGAGACCGGCGGGACGACGCTGGAGGAGTCGCTGGCGCTCTGGGAGCGCGGCGAGCGGCTGGCGAAGGTCTGCCAGCGCTGGCTGGACGGCGCCCGGGCCCGGCTGGACGCGGCGCTGGCCGCCGAGGAGCCCGCCGCGGAGTGA
- a CDS encoding GNAT family N-acetyltransferase — MSTPRPAVPADAEQLVELRALMFEAMRGEAAPGPWQRTAADLLTRRLAEPERRLQAYVTDDPEHPGRLTSCAVGTLEQRLPAPGHPDGLFGFVFNVCTRPEHRGRGLARACTGALLGWFDAAGATRVDLHATADGQALYRGLGFHEHSTPLSRNRPAAG, encoded by the coding sequence ATGAGCACCCCACGCCCGGCCGTCCCCGCCGACGCGGAGCAACTGGTCGAACTCCGCGCCCTGATGTTCGAGGCGATGCGGGGGGAGGCCGCCCCCGGCCCCTGGCAGCGCACCGCCGCCGACCTGCTGACGCGCCGACTCGCCGAACCCGAGCGCCGGTTGCAGGCGTACGTGACCGACGACCCGGAGCACCCCGGCCGGCTCACCAGCTGCGCCGTCGGCACCCTGGAGCAGCGGCTGCCCGCCCCCGGCCACCCGGACGGCCTGTTCGGCTTCGTCTTCAACGTCTGCACCCGCCCCGAGCACCGCGGCCGCGGCCTCGCCCGGGCCTGCACCGGGGCGCTGCTCGGCTGGTTCGACGCGGCCGGCGCCACCCGGGTCGACCTGCACGCCACGGCGGACGGCCAGGCGCTCTACCGCGGGCTCGGCTTCCACGAGCACTCCACGCCGCTCTCCCGGAACCGCCCGGCGGCCGGCTGA
- a CDS encoding RNA polymerase sigma factor, producing MDVSPSDRPVVTPALIEAAKSGNRDAWADIYRRYHGAVLAFLLRRTGSRPLAEDLAQDTFVRAMAGIRGFHWTGTDLGAWMFTIARNVLLDHEKRRSTRRESAVAAVADRDSGVRVEESVIAAAEAERVGAALAVLNERQRSVLRLRYWDGLSSVEIADRTGLRVGAVKTLTYRARLNLRRSLARGAGAAAAPAPRRAAGQPAAGRFRESGVECSWKPSPR from the coding sequence ATGGACGTCTCCCCGTCGGACAGACCGGTGGTGACGCCCGCGCTGATCGAGGCCGCCAAGTCCGGGAACCGCGACGCCTGGGCGGACATCTACCGGCGCTACCACGGCGCGGTGCTGGCGTTCCTGCTCCGCCGCACCGGCAGCCGCCCGCTCGCCGAGGACCTCGCCCAGGACACCTTCGTCCGCGCGATGGCGGGGATCCGCGGTTTCCACTGGACGGGCACCGACCTCGGCGCGTGGATGTTCACCATCGCCCGCAACGTGCTGCTGGACCACGAGAAACGGCGCTCGACCCGCCGGGAGTCGGCGGTGGCCGCGGTCGCCGACCGGGACTCCGGGGTGCGGGTGGAGGAGTCGGTGATCGCGGCGGCCGAGGCGGAGCGGGTGGGCGCGGCGCTGGCGGTGCTGAACGAGCGGCAGCGGTCGGTGCTGCGGCTGCGCTACTGGGACGGGCTGAGCTCGGTGGAGATCGCCGACCGGACCGGGCTGCGGGTCGGCGCGGTGAAGACCCTGACCTACCGGGCCCGGCTGAACCTGCGGCGCTCGCTGGCCCGGGGCGCGGGCGCCGCCGCCGCGCCCGCGCCGCGCCGGGCGGCGGGTCAGCCGGCCGCCGGGCGGTTCCGGGAGAGCGGCGTGGAGTGCTCGTGGAAGCCGAGCCCGCGGTAG
- the xseA gene encoding exodeoxyribonuclease VII large subunit — MANTSSPEAPLPVGKVSALIGGWVDRLGEVWVEGQIAQLNRRPGAGMVFLTLRDPERDVSLTVTCFRQVFEQVADAVQEGARVIVRAKPEWYTARGTLSLRAAELRLVGLGELLARLEQLKRRLFAEGLFEDARKKPLPFLPGCVGLVTGRGSAAERDVLENARRRWPAVRFEVRNVLVQGPQSVGQVCAAVRELDALPEVEVIVVARGGGSVEDLLPFSDEELVRTVAAARTPVVSAIGHEPDQPLLDFVADFRASTPTDAAKRVVPDVGEELARVRQLRDRARRHVLNRVERESAGLASVRSRPVLAAPAEALAARGAEVDALLDRARRVLGLRLDHAQSDLGHALARVVALSPLATLERGYAVLQKADGTVLTDPARAADGEALRARVAGGSFGVRVDGGAGRES, encoded by the coding sequence ATGGCCAACACGAGCAGTCCGGAAGCGCCCCTGCCGGTGGGGAAGGTCTCGGCGTTGATCGGCGGGTGGGTCGATCGGCTGGGCGAGGTGTGGGTGGAGGGGCAGATCGCCCAGCTGAACCGGCGGCCGGGGGCCGGGATGGTGTTCCTGACGCTGCGCGACCCGGAGCGGGACGTCTCGCTGACGGTGACCTGCTTCCGGCAGGTGTTCGAGCAGGTCGCGGACGCGGTCCAGGAGGGCGCCCGGGTGATCGTCCGGGCGAAGCCGGAGTGGTACACGGCGCGCGGCACGCTCTCGCTCCGGGCCGCCGAGCTGCGGCTGGTCGGGCTGGGCGAACTGCTCGCCCGGCTGGAGCAGTTGAAGCGGCGGCTGTTCGCCGAGGGCCTGTTCGAGGACGCCCGGAAGAAGCCGCTGCCGTTCCTGCCGGGCTGCGTCGGCCTGGTCACCGGCCGCGGCTCGGCGGCCGAGCGGGACGTGCTGGAGAACGCCCGGCGGCGCTGGCCGGCGGTCCGCTTCGAGGTGCGCAACGTGCTGGTGCAGGGGCCGCAGTCGGTGGGCCAGGTGTGCGCGGCGGTACGGGAGTTGGACGCGCTGCCGGAGGTCGAGGTGATCGTGGTGGCGCGCGGCGGCGGCAGCGTGGAGGACCTGCTGCCGTTCTCCGACGAGGAGCTGGTGCGGACGGTCGCGGCCGCCCGGACGCCGGTGGTGAGCGCGATCGGGCACGAGCCGGACCAGCCGCTGCTGGACTTCGTCGCGGACTTCCGGGCGTCCACCCCGACCGACGCGGCGAAGCGGGTGGTGCCGGACGTCGGCGAGGAGCTGGCCCGGGTCCGGCAGCTGCGGGACCGGGCCCGGCGGCACGTGCTGAACCGGGTCGAGCGGGAGTCGGCGGGGCTCGCCTCGGTGCGCAGCCGCCCGGTGCTGGCGGCGCCCGCCGAGGCGCTGGCGGCCCGCGGCGCCGAGGTCGACGCGCTGCTGGACCGGGCCCGGCGGGTGCTCGGGCTCCGGCTGGACCACGCGCAGAGCGACCTGGGGCACGCGCTGGCCCGGGTGGTCGCGCTGTCGCCGCTGGCCACCCTGGAGCGCGGCTACGCGGTGCTGCAGAAGGCGGACGGCACGGTGCTGACCGACCCCGCGCGGGCCGCGGACGGGGAGGCGCTGCGGGCCCGGGTGGCGGGCGGCTCGTTCGGCGTCCGGGTGGACGGCGGCGCGGGCCGGGAGAGCTGA